In Microbulbifer elongatus, the DNA window TACGGCAAAACCGCCAGAGCGCTGCATTGCCTGCCAGAGCTCACCGGTACGTTCCAGTTCGAAATAGGTAAATCCGGCGTGGTACGGAATCTGTCGCGGCGCCACAGGAAGTGCGCGCACAGTAAGCCCTGGCAGCTGTGCTGAGATCAGTTCGCGAATGGCCTCCACGGGAGCGACCTTGGCCTGCCCGGGGAAGCGGCTGCGTAAAAGATCCCCGGGCATATCTGCCTTCGCCGCGAGAATAAAGCTTGCCGTCTTCACCAGAGATGGATCGGTTATTGGCGCCACGTAAATACCGAACTTGCGCTGCACCAGATCCATGGGGATGGCGGTTTGCTCCAGTACGGTGGAGAGGGACTGACGCAAGGCAGAAAAAAGACCGGTATAACTCTGCTGCAGATTGTCGTGCAGATAGCGGGGAATTTCCGGCGGACGTTTATTCCCAGCGGTGAAGGTGGAAAGCTCGCCGGCCAGCTGTAATAACTCCAAAAACAATGTGTGTGGGTGCAGGCGCGGCTGCCCGGTAATCTGCTTTAACAACGGCTCAAAGCGGTTGATCACCTGCAGCAGCAGGTAGTCAGCGATTTCGGCAGACCCACTGCGCCCACTGTCGCTCAGGCGATGCCCCAGGGCGCTTCCCCGATGGTCCAGCAGGCCTTTTACTTCTTCGATATACGCTTTGATCACCGGAGATGCGTCGGCATTCAACAGCGGTGGGATATATTCTGCATCAAGCTCTACCGGCTTTTCCGGCTGGCGCTCGCGAATGCGCGCAATACCAATCGCCGCATAGCCACTCAGATCTTCACTGCCGAGCTTGAGACAGGTACGCAGCTTACCCACCTGAATACGAGCAGCCTCACCGGACGTAGAGGCGCTGTTACGTGCATCAAAGTTACAGGCCTGATAGCGGGCTTGAGGAAAATCCTCCTGATCTCTCACAGACTCCTGGCTGCCCGGCCGCTTCATTGGAATACACAGGTAAACCACCTCATCCCGTGTGTTCACCGGAACATCCAGCACATCGGGCAGATGCTCATTCTCTGGCGCCAGCATTGGTGTACCGTCCGGGAATAT includes these proteins:
- the tssK gene encoding type VI secretion system baseplate subunit TssK, which codes for MSANNKVIWSEGMFLRPQHFQQQDRYLEQMLEARTSALGPYTWGLIEVAIDSEPMAMGKLSLSRVSAIFPDGTPMLAPENEHLPDVLDVPVNTRDEVVYLCIPMKRPGSQESVRDQEDFPQARYQACNFDARNSASTSGEAARIQVGKLRTCLKLGSEDLSGYAAIGIARIRERQPEKPVELDAEYIPPLLNADASPVIKAYIEEVKGLLDHRGSALGHRLSDSGRSGSAEIADYLLLQVINRFEPLLKQITGQPRLHPHTLFLELLQLAGELSTFTAGNKRPPEIPRYLHDNLQQSYTGLFSALRQSLSTVLEQTAIPMDLVQRKFGIYVAPITDPSLVKTASFILAAKADMPGDLLRSRFPGQAKVAPVEAIRELISAQLPGLTVRALPVAPRQIPYHAGFTYFELERTGELWQAMQRSGGFAVHLGAEFPGMTMELWAIRNN